A stretch of the Zonotrichia leucophrys gambelii isolate GWCS_2022_RI chromosome 22, RI_Zleu_2.0, whole genome shotgun sequence genome encodes the following:
- the NSD3 gene encoding histone-lysine N-methyltransferase NSD3 isoform X3: MDFSFSFMQGIMGNTIQQPPQLIDSANIRQEEAFDGSSDIAEDGGRTPYEAALQQGFQYPTPSEELPTLTNGYPPAISMYEPQGKYQGYPQYPNGSANGFGTGRNFSPTEYYQLENSNGRQHEVLEKPSPPPQPPPPPPPPPPQVGIPKKTGSPEIKLKITKTIQNGRELFESSLCGDLLNEVQAREYAKAKHEGRKEKRKKSSKHDSSRSEERKAHKIPKLEPEEQNRPNERLSTLSERPREDAVLEEAPVQQLVPSLPAQVTHDVKFQVGDLVWSKVGTYPWWPCMVSCDPQLDVHTKINTRGAREYHVQFFSNQPERAWVHEKRVREYQGHKQYEQLLAEAAKQASNHSEKQKIRKPRPQRERAQWDIGIAHAEKALKMTREERIEQYTFIYVDQEPEEALAKAKKTAASKAEAKKNRRPKAAPSSQPEHGPAAPGSSPCHGERRQGQRRHSSPEEEEAPPVKIAWKTAAARKSLPASITMHNLDLQKCNMSPVVKIEQVFALQNAAGDGKLIDQFVYSTKGVGNKTEISVKGQEKLNSSSAQRSEKAVVQNASSPETTSGAAGSVEKKQQRRSIRTRSESEKSTEVVPKKKIKKEQVEAVPLAAVKTGLQKGASEISDSCKPLKKRSRASTDMELTSSAYRDTSDSDSRGLNDLQGSFGKRSDSPSATADADASDVQSVDSSLSRRGTGTSKKDTVCQICESSGESLLACEGECCSMFHLECLGLKAMPEEKFICTECKNGEHTCFSCKQPGKDVKRCSVSTCGKFYHESCVRKFATALFESRGFRCPQHCCTACSMDKDMHKASKGRMARCLRCPVAYHSGDGCIAAGSLFVSSHILICSNHSKRTHSSSAVNVGFCFVCARGGKLLCCESCPASFHPECLSIEMPEGCWNCNDCKAGKKLRYKQIVWVKLGNYRWWPAEICNPRSVPLNIQGLKHDIGDFPVFFFGSHDYYWVHQGRVFPYVEGDKSFAEGQTSINKTFKKALEEAAKRFQELKAQRESKEALEIERNSRKPPPYKHIKSNKVIGKVQIQVADLSEIPRCNCKPSDENPCGLESECLNRMLQYECHPQVCPAGERCQNQCFTKRLYPDAEIIKTERRGWGLRTKRSIKKGEFVNEYVGELIDEEECRLRIKRAHENSVTNFYMLTVTKDRIIDAGPKGNYSRFMNHSCNPNCETQKWTVNGDIRVGLFALCDIPAGMELTFNYNLDCLGNGRTECHCGAENCSGFLGVRPKTAFASANEEKVKNAKLKQKKRKIKTEQKQMHEDNCFQCGDGGELVMCDKKDCPKAYHLLCLNLTQPPFGKWECPWHQCDICSNPAVSFCEFCPHSFCKDHEKGALVPSALDGRLCCSTHDPKSPVAPEYWSKIKCKLEAQNAVEEAKE; encoded by the exons atggatttctctttctctttcatgCAAGGGATCATGGGAAACACAATTCAGCAACCACCTCAACTCATTGACTCGGCCAACATCCGCCAAGAGGAGGCCTTTGATGGCAGCAGTGACATTGCCGAGGATGGGGGCCGGACGCCGTACGAGGCCGCGCTGCAGCAAGGCTTCCAGTACCCCACGCcctcagaggagctgcccacCCTCACCAACGGCTACCCCCCGGCCATCAGCATGTACGAACCCCAGGGCAAGTACCAGGGCTACCCTCAGTACCCCAATGGATCTGCCAATGGCTTTGGGACAGGCAGGAACTTCAGCCCCACGGAGTATTACCAGCTGGAGAACTCCAATGGCAGGCAGCACGAAGTGCTGGAGAaaccttcccctcctccccagccgcctccaccaccaccaccaccacctccacAAGTGGGGATTCCAAAGAAGACTGGCTCACCAGAGATCAAACTGAAAATAACCAAAACTATCCAGAACGGCAGGGAATTGTTTGAGTCCTCCCTGTGTGGGGACCTGTTGAATGAAGTCCAAGCGAGGGAGTACGCTAAGGCAAAACATgaagggaggaaagagaaaaggaaaaaaagtagcaAGCATGACTCTTCCCGCTCGGAAGAGCGCAAGGCACACAAAATTCCAAAATTAGAACCAGAGGAGCAAAAT AGACCAAATGAGAGGCTTAGCACACTCTCTGAGAGACCAAGAGAAGATGCAGTGCTGGAGGAAGCCCCG GTCCAGCAGCTCGTGCCATCCCTTCCAGCACAGGTCACCCACGACGTCAAGTTCCAGGTTGGGGATCTGGTTTGGTCCAAGGTGGGGACGTACCCATGGTGGCCTTGCATGGTGTCCTGTGATCCACAGCTTGACGTGCACACCAAAATTAATACAAGAG GTGCCCGGGAATACCACGTTCAGTTCTTCAGCAACCAGCCAGAGCGGGCCTGGGTGCACGAGAAGCGCGTCCGCGAGTACCAAGGGCACAAACAGTACGAGCAGTTACTGGCTGAGGCAGCCAAGCAAGCCAGCAACCACTCTGAGAAACAGAAG ATTCGCAAGCCGCGGCCGCAGCGGGAGCGAGCGCAGTGGGACATTGGCATTGCCCACGCCGAGAAAGCGCTGAAAATGACCCGGGAGGAGAGGATAGAACAGTACACCTTCATTTACGTAGACCAAGAGCCAGAGGAAGCTTTGGCCAAAGCCAAAAAGACTGCTGCTTCCAAAGCAGAGGCCAAGAAGAACCGGCGGCCGAAGGCGGCGCCGAGCTCGCAGCCGGAGCACGGCCCTGCGGCCCCGGGCTCCTCACCCTGCCACGGTGAGCGCCGGCAGGGCCAGCGCAGGCACTCCAgccccgaggaggaggaggctccaCCTGTGAAAATCGCCTGGAAAACAGCTGCAGCTAGGAAATCCCTGCCAGCTTCCATCACCATGCACAACCTGGATCTGCAAAAGTGTAACATGTCTCCGGTTGTTAAAATTGAGCAGGTTTTTGCCCTTCAGaatgctgctggggatggaaaGCTCATCGATCAATTTGTTTATTCCACCAAG ggaGTTGgtaacaaaacagaaataagcGTCAAAGGACAAGAGAAATTGAATTCTTCGTCAGCTCAGAGAAGTGAGAAAGCTGTGGTGCAAAATGCATCTTCTCCTGAGACAACTTCTGGGGCAGCAG gtTCTGTAGAAAAGAAGCAACAGAGAAGATCGATTCGAACCCGCTCCGAGTCTGAGAAATCCACTGAAGTTGTGCCAAAGAAGAAGATCAAAAAGGAGCAG GTTGAAGCTGTCCCACTGGCAGCAGTGAAGACGGGGTTGCAGAAAG GTGCCAGTGAGATTTCAGACTCCTGTAAACCCTTGAAGAAGAGAAGTCGTGCCTCCACTGACATGGAGCTGACCAGCTCAGCCTACAGGGACACGTCTGACTCTGACTCCAGAGGACTCAATGATTTGCAG GGCAGCTTTGGGAAGCGTTCAGACAGCCCCTCAGCCACTGCTGATGCTGATGCCTCAGATGTGCAGTCAGTGGACTCCAGCTTATCCAGGAGAGGAACTGGAACAAGTAAAAAAGACACTGTTTGTCAG ATCTGTGAGAGCTCTGGCGAGTCGCTGCTGGCCTGCGAGGGCGAGTGCTGCAGCATGTTCCACCTGGAGTGTCTCGGCCTGAAGGCCATGCCTGAGGAAAAGTTCATCTGCACCGAGTGTAAGAATG GAGAGCACACGTGCTTTTCCTGCAAGCAGCCTGGCAAGGACGTGAAGCGCTGCTCTGTCAGCACCTGTGGGAAGTTCTACCACGAGTCCTGCGTGCGCAAGTTCGCCACGGCCCTGTTCGAGTCGCGCGGCTTCCGCTGCCCGCAGCACTGCTGCACCGCCTGCTCCATGGACAAGGACATGCACAAAGCCAGCAAAG GTCGCATGGCGAGATGTCTGCGCTGCCCCGTGGCCTATCACTCTGGAGACGGCTGCATCGCTGCAGGAAGCTTGTTTGTGTCATCCCACATCCTCATCTGTAGTAACCATTCCAAAAGGACTCACTCCTCATCAGCTGTAAATGTAGGCTTTTGTTTCGTTTGTGCAAGAG GTGGCAAACTGTTGTGCTGTGAGTCGTGCCCAGCTTCCTTCCACCCCGAGTGTCTGAGCATAGAAATGCCTGAGGGCTGCTGGAATTGCAATGACTGTAAAGCTGGCAAGAAGCTGCGGTACAAGCAGATCGTTTGGGTCAAGCTTGGGAATTACAG gtggtggccagcagagatctgcaaTCCCAGGTCTGTGCCTCTCAACATACAGGGCCTCAAACATGATATCGGGGACTTCCcagtatttttctttggttCACATGACTACTATTGGGTACACCAGGGCAGAGTTTTCCCTTATGTTGAAGGAGATAAAAGCTTTGCTGAGGGGCAAACTAGTATTAACAAGACCTTCAAGAAAG CACTTGAAGAAGCAGCAAAGCGTTTCCAGGAACTGAAAgcacaaagagaaagcaaagaggCATTGGAAATTGAAAGGAATTCAAGGAAGCCTCCACCCTATAAACACATTAAA tCCAACAAGGTGATCGGGAAGGTGCAGATCCAGGTTGCAGACCTGTCGGAGATCCCGCGCTGTAACTGCAAGCCCTCAGATGAGAACCCGTGTGGGCTGGAGTCAGAGTGCCTCAACAGGATGCTGCAGTACGAGTGCCaccctcaggtgtgcccagctggggagcGCTGCCAGAACCAGTGCTTCACCAAGAGGCTCTACCCCGACGCTGAGATCATCAAAACCGAGCGCCGCGGTTGGGGCCTGCGCACCAAGAGGAGCATCAAAAAG GGTGAATTTGTGAATGAATACGTTGGGGAGCTGATTGACGAGGAGGAGTGCCGGCTGCGGATCAAGCGTGCTCACGAGAACAGTGTCACCAATTTTTATATGCTGACTGTAACCAAG GACCGAATAATAGATGCTGGCCCAAAGGGGAACTACTCTCGTTTTATGAACCATAGTTGTAACCCAAACTGTGAAACACAGAAGTGGACAGTGAATGGTGACATTAGAGTTGGACTGTTTGCTCTTTGTGACATTCCTGCAG GAATGGAATTAACATTCAATTACAACCTGGATTGCTTGGGCAATGGCAGGACCGAGTGTCACTGCGGAGCAGAAAACTGCAGCGGCTTCCTGGGAGTGCGGCCCAAG aCAGCATTTGCATCGGCAAATGAAGAGAAGGTGAAAAACGCAAAACTAAAGCAGAAGAAAcggaaaataaaaacagaacagaagcaGATGCATGAAGATAACTGTTTCCAGTGTGGAGATGGGGGAGAGCTGGTCATGTGTGATAAGAAGGACTGTCCCAAAGCATACCACCTCCTATGCCTTAACCTGACTCAACCACCTTTTG GAAAGTGGGAATGTCCATGGCATCAGTGTGACATCTGTAGCAATCCTGCCGTGTCCTTCTGTGAGTTTTGCCCCCACTCCTTCTGCAAGGATCACGAGAAGGGAGCCCTGGTGCCGTCGGCGCTGGACGGCCgcctctgctgctccacccACGACCCCAAATCTCCTGTGGCACCCGAGTACTGGAGCAAGATCAAGTGCAAATTGGAAGCACAGAACGCTGTGGAAGAGGCAAAGGAGtga
- the NSD3 gene encoding histone-lysine N-methyltransferase NSD3 isoform X2, whose translation MDFSFSFMQGIMGNTIQQPPQLIDSANIRQEEAFDGSSDIAEDGGRTPYEAALQQGFQYPTPSEELPTLTNGYPPAISMYEPQGKYQGYPQYPNGSANGFGTGRNFSPTEYYQLENSNGRQHEVLEKPSPPPQPPPPPPPPPPQVGIPKKTGSPEIKLKITKTIQNGRELFESSLCGDLLNEVQAREYAKAKHEGRKEKRKKSSKHDSSRSEERKAHKIPKLEPEEQNVQQLVPSLPAQVTHDVKFQVGDLVWSKVGTYPWWPCMVSCDPQLDVHTKINTRGAREYHVQFFSNQPERAWVHEKRVREYQGHKQYEQLLAEAAKQASNHSEKQKIRKPRPQRERAQWDIGIAHAEKALKMTREERIEQYTFIYVDQEPEEALAKAKKTAASKAEAKKNRRPKAAPSSQPEHGPAAPGSSPCHGERRQGQRRHSSPEEEEAPPVKIAWKTAAARKSLPASITMHNLDLQKCNMSPVVKIEQVFALQNAAGDGKLIDQFVYSTKGVGNKTEISVKGQEKLNSSSAQRSEKAVVQNASSPETTSGAAGSVEKKQQRRSIRTRSESEKSTEVVPKKKIKKEQVEAVPLAAVKTGLQKGASEISDSCKPLKKRSRASTDMELTSSAYRDTSDSDSRGLNDLQGSFGKRSDSPSATADADASDVQSVDSSLSRRGTGTSKKDTVCQICESSGESLLACEGECCSMFHLECLGLKAMPEEKFICTECKNGEHTCFSCKQPGKDVKRCSVSTCGKFYHESCVRKFATALFESRGFRCPQHCCTACSMDKDMHKASKGRMARCLRCPVAYHSGDGCIAAGSLFVSSHILICSNHSKRTHSSSAVNVGFCFVCARGLVVQDHSDPLFSSYAYKSHYLLNESNRAELMKLPMIPPPSSASKKKCEKGGKLLCCESCPASFHPECLSIEMPEGCWNCNDCKAGKKLRYKQIVWVKLGNYRWWPAEICNPRSVPLNIQGLKHDIGDFPVFFFGSHDYYWVHQGRVFPYVEGDKSFAEGQTSINKTFKKALEEAAKRFQELKAQRESKEALEIERNSRKPPPYKHIKSNKVIGKVQIQVADLSEIPRCNCKPSDENPCGLESECLNRMLQYECHPQVCPAGERCQNQCFTKRLYPDAEIIKTERRGWGLRTKRSIKKGEFVNEYVGELIDEEECRLRIKRAHENSVTNFYMLTVTKDRIIDAGPKGNYSRFMNHSCNPNCETQKWTVNGDIRVGLFALCDIPAGMELTFNYNLDCLGNGRTECHCGAENCSGFLGVRPKTAFASANEEKVKNAKLKQKKRKIKTEQKQMHEDNCFQCGDGGELVMCDKKDCPKAYHLLCLNLTQPPFGKWECPWHQCDICSNPAVSFCEFCPHSFCKDHEKGALVPSALDGRLCCSTHDPKSPVAPEYWSKIKCKLEAQNAVEEAKE comes from the exons atggatttctctttctctttcatgCAAGGGATCATGGGAAACACAATTCAGCAACCACCTCAACTCATTGACTCGGCCAACATCCGCCAAGAGGAGGCCTTTGATGGCAGCAGTGACATTGCCGAGGATGGGGGCCGGACGCCGTACGAGGCCGCGCTGCAGCAAGGCTTCCAGTACCCCACGCcctcagaggagctgcccacCCTCACCAACGGCTACCCCCCGGCCATCAGCATGTACGAACCCCAGGGCAAGTACCAGGGCTACCCTCAGTACCCCAATGGATCTGCCAATGGCTTTGGGACAGGCAGGAACTTCAGCCCCACGGAGTATTACCAGCTGGAGAACTCCAATGGCAGGCAGCACGAAGTGCTGGAGAaaccttcccctcctccccagccgcctccaccaccaccaccaccacctccacAAGTGGGGATTCCAAAGAAGACTGGCTCACCAGAGATCAAACTGAAAATAACCAAAACTATCCAGAACGGCAGGGAATTGTTTGAGTCCTCCCTGTGTGGGGACCTGTTGAATGAAGTCCAAGCGAGGGAGTACGCTAAGGCAAAACATgaagggaggaaagagaaaaggaaaaaaagtagcaAGCATGACTCTTCCCGCTCGGAAGAGCGCAAGGCACACAAAATTCCAAAATTAGAACCAGAGGAGCAAAAT GTCCAGCAGCTCGTGCCATCCCTTCCAGCACAGGTCACCCACGACGTCAAGTTCCAGGTTGGGGATCTGGTTTGGTCCAAGGTGGGGACGTACCCATGGTGGCCTTGCATGGTGTCCTGTGATCCACAGCTTGACGTGCACACCAAAATTAATACAAGAG GTGCCCGGGAATACCACGTTCAGTTCTTCAGCAACCAGCCAGAGCGGGCCTGGGTGCACGAGAAGCGCGTCCGCGAGTACCAAGGGCACAAACAGTACGAGCAGTTACTGGCTGAGGCAGCCAAGCAAGCCAGCAACCACTCTGAGAAACAGAAG ATTCGCAAGCCGCGGCCGCAGCGGGAGCGAGCGCAGTGGGACATTGGCATTGCCCACGCCGAGAAAGCGCTGAAAATGACCCGGGAGGAGAGGATAGAACAGTACACCTTCATTTACGTAGACCAAGAGCCAGAGGAAGCTTTGGCCAAAGCCAAAAAGACTGCTGCTTCCAAAGCAGAGGCCAAGAAGAACCGGCGGCCGAAGGCGGCGCCGAGCTCGCAGCCGGAGCACGGCCCTGCGGCCCCGGGCTCCTCACCCTGCCACGGTGAGCGCCGGCAGGGCCAGCGCAGGCACTCCAgccccgaggaggaggaggctccaCCTGTGAAAATCGCCTGGAAAACAGCTGCAGCTAGGAAATCCCTGCCAGCTTCCATCACCATGCACAACCTGGATCTGCAAAAGTGTAACATGTCTCCGGTTGTTAAAATTGAGCAGGTTTTTGCCCTTCAGaatgctgctggggatggaaaGCTCATCGATCAATTTGTTTATTCCACCAAG ggaGTTGgtaacaaaacagaaataagcGTCAAAGGACAAGAGAAATTGAATTCTTCGTCAGCTCAGAGAAGTGAGAAAGCTGTGGTGCAAAATGCATCTTCTCCTGAGACAACTTCTGGGGCAGCAG gtTCTGTAGAAAAGAAGCAACAGAGAAGATCGATTCGAACCCGCTCCGAGTCTGAGAAATCCACTGAAGTTGTGCCAAAGAAGAAGATCAAAAAGGAGCAG GTTGAAGCTGTCCCACTGGCAGCAGTGAAGACGGGGTTGCAGAAAG GTGCCAGTGAGATTTCAGACTCCTGTAAACCCTTGAAGAAGAGAAGTCGTGCCTCCACTGACATGGAGCTGACCAGCTCAGCCTACAGGGACACGTCTGACTCTGACTCCAGAGGACTCAATGATTTGCAG GGCAGCTTTGGGAAGCGTTCAGACAGCCCCTCAGCCACTGCTGATGCTGATGCCTCAGATGTGCAGTCAGTGGACTCCAGCTTATCCAGGAGAGGAACTGGAACAAGTAAAAAAGACACTGTTTGTCAG ATCTGTGAGAGCTCTGGCGAGTCGCTGCTGGCCTGCGAGGGCGAGTGCTGCAGCATGTTCCACCTGGAGTGTCTCGGCCTGAAGGCCATGCCTGAGGAAAAGTTCATCTGCACCGAGTGTAAGAATG GAGAGCACACGTGCTTTTCCTGCAAGCAGCCTGGCAAGGACGTGAAGCGCTGCTCTGTCAGCACCTGTGGGAAGTTCTACCACGAGTCCTGCGTGCGCAAGTTCGCCACGGCCCTGTTCGAGTCGCGCGGCTTCCGCTGCCCGCAGCACTGCTGCACCGCCTGCTCCATGGACAAGGACATGCACAAAGCCAGCAAAG GTCGCATGGCGAGATGTCTGCGCTGCCCCGTGGCCTATCACTCTGGAGACGGCTGCATCGCTGCAGGAAGCTTGTTTGTGTCATCCCACATCCTCATCTGTAGTAACCATTCCAAAAGGACTCACTCCTCATCAGCTGTAAATGTAGGCTTTTGTTTCGTTTGTGCAAGAG GGCTGGTAGTGCAGGACCATTCAGACCCCCTGTTCAGTTCCTATGCCTATAAGTCCCACTACCTACTGAATGAGTCAAATCGTGCTGAGTTGATGAAATTACCTATGATTCCTCCTCCTTCGTCAGCTTCCaaaaagaaatgtgagaaaG GTGGCAAACTGTTGTGCTGTGAGTCGTGCCCAGCTTCCTTCCACCCCGAGTGTCTGAGCATAGAAATGCCTGAGGGCTGCTGGAATTGCAATGACTGTAAAGCTGGCAAGAAGCTGCGGTACAAGCAGATCGTTTGGGTCAAGCTTGGGAATTACAG gtggtggccagcagagatctgcaaTCCCAGGTCTGTGCCTCTCAACATACAGGGCCTCAAACATGATATCGGGGACTTCCcagtatttttctttggttCACATGACTACTATTGGGTACACCAGGGCAGAGTTTTCCCTTATGTTGAAGGAGATAAAAGCTTTGCTGAGGGGCAAACTAGTATTAACAAGACCTTCAAGAAAG CACTTGAAGAAGCAGCAAAGCGTTTCCAGGAACTGAAAgcacaaagagaaagcaaagaggCATTGGAAATTGAAAGGAATTCAAGGAAGCCTCCACCCTATAAACACATTAAA tCCAACAAGGTGATCGGGAAGGTGCAGATCCAGGTTGCAGACCTGTCGGAGATCCCGCGCTGTAACTGCAAGCCCTCAGATGAGAACCCGTGTGGGCTGGAGTCAGAGTGCCTCAACAGGATGCTGCAGTACGAGTGCCaccctcaggtgtgcccagctggggagcGCTGCCAGAACCAGTGCTTCACCAAGAGGCTCTACCCCGACGCTGAGATCATCAAAACCGAGCGCCGCGGTTGGGGCCTGCGCACCAAGAGGAGCATCAAAAAG GGTGAATTTGTGAATGAATACGTTGGGGAGCTGATTGACGAGGAGGAGTGCCGGCTGCGGATCAAGCGTGCTCACGAGAACAGTGTCACCAATTTTTATATGCTGACTGTAACCAAG GACCGAATAATAGATGCTGGCCCAAAGGGGAACTACTCTCGTTTTATGAACCATAGTTGTAACCCAAACTGTGAAACACAGAAGTGGACAGTGAATGGTGACATTAGAGTTGGACTGTTTGCTCTTTGTGACATTCCTGCAG GAATGGAATTAACATTCAATTACAACCTGGATTGCTTGGGCAATGGCAGGACCGAGTGTCACTGCGGAGCAGAAAACTGCAGCGGCTTCCTGGGAGTGCGGCCCAAG aCAGCATTTGCATCGGCAAATGAAGAGAAGGTGAAAAACGCAAAACTAAAGCAGAAGAAAcggaaaataaaaacagaacagaagcaGATGCATGAAGATAACTGTTTCCAGTGTGGAGATGGGGGAGAGCTGGTCATGTGTGATAAGAAGGACTGTCCCAAAGCATACCACCTCCTATGCCTTAACCTGACTCAACCACCTTTTG GAAAGTGGGAATGTCCATGGCATCAGTGTGACATCTGTAGCAATCCTGCCGTGTCCTTCTGTGAGTTTTGCCCCCACTCCTTCTGCAAGGATCACGAGAAGGGAGCCCTGGTGCCGTCGGCGCTGGACGGCCgcctctgctgctccacccACGACCCCAAATCTCCTGTGGCACCCGAGTACTGGAGCAAGATCAAGTGCAAATTGGAAGCACAGAACGCTGTGGAAGAGGCAAAGGAGtga